A stretch of the Lactuca sativa cultivar Salinas chromosome 9, Lsat_Salinas_v11, whole genome shotgun sequence genome encodes the following:
- the LOC111916895 gene encoding uncharacterized protein LOC111916895: protein MEQTLFYTKTTPMSRCCSNLPDQEILIKESSNKQKGSSFSSQKRNPIPSPNLNNKASMPTFGFGNDEDDDIEDEESDFKMGRLIRQASLNSSDMDSHQQKTKVMKGSSSLPRYLSLNPERNQEKISSMRKFESMKERNRSKNSMKIVKNNGGAPTIPGGWVDKGSSEDMKAQIKFWARAVAFNVHQEC, encoded by the exons ATGGAGCAAACTTTATTCTACACAAAAACTACTCCAATGTCTAGATGTTGCTCTAATCTTCCTGATCAAGAAATCTTGATCAAAGAGTCGTCGAACAAGCAAAAAGGCTCAAGCTTTTCTTCACAAAAGAGAAACCCTATCCCTAGTCCTAATTTGAATAATAAAGCGTCCATGCCAACTTTTGGATTTGGAAacgatgaagatgatgatattGAAGATGAAGAGAGTGACTTCAAGATGGGGAGGTTGATTAGGCAAGCGTCTCTAAACTCCTCTGATATGGATTCTCATCAACAAAAAACTAAG GTTATGAAAGGAAGCTCGAGTTTACCACGGTATTTGTCACTAAATCCGGAAAGAAATCAAGAAAAGATTAGTAGCATGAGGAAATTCGAAAGCATGAAAGAGAGGAATAGAAGTAAGAACTCCATGAAAATAGTGAAGAACAATGGTGGAGCACCAACAATTCCAGGAGGATGGGTTGACAAGGGGTCATCAGAAGATATGAAGGCACAAATCAAATTCTGGGCCAGAGCAGTTGCTTTCAATGTGCATCAAGAATGTTAA